The following is a genomic window from Ahaetulla prasina isolate Xishuangbanna chromosome 9, ASM2864084v1, whole genome shotgun sequence.
GAattgcttcttttcaaaaaacaaccTTGCCCATTTTGTGCCTTTTCAGTTCCTTTTCTCACTGATTCCAAAAGTCACtggcagaaagggggggggaaaggggggatggAGGAAGCGCCATCTCCCACCCAGGCCCAAAAGGACAAgctggagagagggggggaggggtggcCCTCGGCTAGTGCAATGGACAGCAGAGAATAACGGCCTCATTTGGCTCACCAGATCCTCCCCCTGCAAGGAGCTCCCACCAGCCGCCTTCCCTGGAGCTCTCAAGTGACTGAGTGGGAGGAGCGGTTTCTTCCATTGCATCAGGCCAGGGGGACCCCAGCCCGGTACTGTTCAGAACAGGGCCACGCAAGCAGCAGGCGAGCATGCACACACAACTCTGTTTGTGTAAGTGGCAGGCCCTCTCGCCAAGGGAAGCTCCAATTGTGCGAGTGGTGGGTGCATCTGCTGCTtatgcaaatggagcttcaggcACGGGAACCAGTGCCCACTGCTTGCACAAATGCCGCTCACATGGAAccatttcctcttcctttccccgcCCATCccagtctgcaaagccagaatGGTTGGGGACCCCTTCATTAGGCCCCATCGGGGTTAAAAGAACCAGGGAAGCGTTTCTGTTTATGTCTGGACCCAAAAGAGAATCGGGGAGAGAGACTCCTGCTCGGATCTAGCCTGTTTATCAGCAGGTCTGGCATCAGATGGGCATTTCGGAAGGGACTGCTGTTCTCCTTCCGTTGTCTTTTGTCCTTTCCTGTCATGACAGGCTGCAAAAGTCAAACGTTGACTGGCTTCCTgcctccagcccctccccctcccatcacAACTCTACCAAAATTAATGCATTTCCGCCCCCCACCAGCTGCGGATACTCAAAGGGGGGGAAACAAGAGGAATCTGTTGATTGCTTTACTGAGAGTGCCTTGAACACACGTACTCAGGACACCCCTCCCACCGCAGGGATAAGCCGGGTCAGAGACAGGAACAGAAATGGGGGCAGCAAAGTTCATGCTAGTTAATTTTCAGCCAGCTCAAGTAGGGCTGTAACTCAGTGACGAGTAAGGTCCTAAGGGGTGCAATGTCCGTGAAGCCGGgtgcccagccagccagcccctgGTGGACTGATCCACgcgccttgctttgctttgctttgcttcagGCTCCCTCGGTTTCTGCCCTCGTCCAGGCTCAGAACCTCCTTAGTTGCTGCGGCACACACGCAGGCGAGCTCTCTGTGGGGCGCCCCGGAGGGGCCGTTGACAAACCAGGCCGGGTGCGCAACCGCAACGCTGGAAGATTTCGGGGCCCGGCGCCCCGCCATCCTTCTGCCCTCGCCCAGAACACACGGCCCCTTCGAGGAGAACAGGTTTGCAGATCTTGGCCCAGAAGTGGCGGGCGCAGCAGTGCCCTTGGGCACATTCGGAGGTCCGGAGGCAGCGCTCCCCCGTGCCAGCTGTGAGAAGAGGCAAAGAGGGGTCAGGGGTCTCCTAGAAGCAAACCCCCATTCTGGAGGCTGCAGTGCTGGGTGACAGTGAGGTTGAAGGGTACCAGAGGCGGGTACAGCTGGCATGCAGCCAATCCCTCCTTGCAGGTGGCAAGGAAACAGCGCCCCCCCTCCCACTCCCTGTTTTTTAGAGCAGTGATGAGCTGAACTCAGACCAAGTGGTTCCCACGTGATACGGACTAGTCCACCTCACAGGGCAGCGGTTGAGGAAGGAAAGCTGAGTTTTCCCATCGCAGCTCCTGGAAGACCTCCACCACCACGCTGGTGGTATTCACCCTCTCGCcatctggcctggcctggccctcTTCATGGAGGTGGCAAgggtcacccaggggtgaaatgctcccggttcggaccagatcacccgatccggtagccatGGCGGTGGGTgggtcggagaaccagtagcaaaaatccctgccccaacccatgcccagttgagccgtgcAATCGTcggagggttttggtttttttttgcttttaaaatcattttttcttcagctgaaaaaatgcttttaaaagtaaaaaaaaaagcctctgatgatcgcacagctcagttgggatcgtcagaggcttttaaaagcacttttttacaacttcttcggccaaagaggttgtagaaaaatacttttaaaagtttttttaaaaaaaagttggccacagccacccagtcagattaccccccacacacacaccaagccacgtccacagaactggtagtaacaaattttacctttCACTCCTGGGGTCGCCCCTACTGAACCTCCCTTTGGACAtaggcctcggggggggggggactgccAGTGTTCCCTGCTAGTTCTCCACGGGGCAAAGGGTAGTTCTGCCTTGCAGAGAAAAAGGGCCATTGGCCCACCCGGGATTGCTGCTCTCTGCCCCCTGCAGGAAAGGCGTCCTTGCTTTTTTCTCCTAGAACAGGGTGAGCCATATTTGGGAGGCTCTGGCTCTGCACCCCTCTCAGAGGGCCGAAGGTGAAGACGTTGCTTGAAGGAATGGAGTAAACCCACTTTTTGTCTACTTCTGAAGTTTCCCTGAGACACAAAACAGTTGGGATCATTGCCTGGGACGGCTTTTCCCAAACGAGGAAGTTTGGCTTCTTTCCCATCTCAAACCACATCCTGGCTTCCTCCACAGCCTGAGGGACGGCGGCTCTGGCCGTGGCCCAAAAGGGAGCAGCCCTGCGACTGCTGGCGGTCCAATCCCTGGCAGGAGCCGCGACAGGCACCCTGCTTGTCTTCTCTCcggctctctctcagcccatttTCTGGGGCGCAGACAGACTGCTCAGACAGGGGCACCATCCCAATCTGAGGCATCCCTTGAAGgccaggagcagtggtgggtttcaaaaatttttactactggctctgtaggtgtggcttggtgggcatggcaaaggaaggatactgcaaaatctccatttcctcctgatccgctgggactggggaggcagaggatagatgggggcggggccagccagaatttttactaccggttctccgaactactcaaaatttccaccactggttctccagaactggtcagaacctgctgaaacccacctctggcctggaGCCTGTTTGAGGGACAGATGGCTGGGCTACATAAGCCACAAGGGGAGGAAGAGGTGTGGGGGTGCAGCCAGGGGGATCCTTTGGGGTGCCGCTGGCCAGCAGCTTGTGCCTGTTCAGGGTCTACCAGATCTGGGTTCCCAAACTCCAGGCATCCCAGTTGGCAGGATGGTTTTCTGCCCCACAGCAGCCACCtgctcggctgaagaggttgttaaaaatgcttttaaaagcctcagatgatcccagctgagctgcacgatcatcagaggctttttttttttacttttaaaagtattttttcggccaaagaaaaaatgtttttaaaagtaaaaaaacccaaaaaacctgatgattgtgcagctcatctCGGCATGTGgggaaggcagggatttttgctactggttctccaaaccacctgtcaccattgctaccagatcaggtgatccggtccgaaccgggagcatttcacccctgctttggggcgTTGCACACTTTTCCCCTGGGGCAGCCCAACTTTCATCATCGCAACCACCGGTGAGGTAGTTTGGGTGAAAGCGGCTGGCCCACAGCTTTCCCGGTGGGCTTCCCTACTTAAAGGGAATCTTGGAACTGGCCTCTCTCCATCGGATCCTGCATCTTAATCAATAAGCCACATTGCTGGTTTGTAGCTTTGTGGACATTCTGTCCTATAATTCAGCAATCATGGCTTGGTGTGTTACTGGAACAAGATCGTTTTTAGATTGAGaaattccagaattctctccataaACGGTTGATCTTGAAAGACTCTCCTCTTTTTccgccttctttctccctcctcctcaggCTCCCTCTCTTACCTGGGCTACGTGGCCTCGGCCGAGCTCCCTCCTTCCGGACATGCCCGGCTTGAGCCGGACGTGGCCGTCGTTCCTTGGCCCCCAAGTCAGCCTGTCTCCCGTCTCTCTGCTCCTCAGCCAGGGGCATCCTTTCCACCTGCGCACACACCTCTGGCATCAAAAAGAGGAGCCTCCGGTTAAAAGGGTCCCCGGCAACCTGGGCAGTTGGGCACTGAACCCAGGAGAGGTGAGGGAGGGCAGCTTCCTTTGCCcacacctgccccccccccagcattGCTCACAGCCTGTTTGGGAAGAGCTTCGGAGTCTATGAGCTGATAGCTGATACCCCTGACCACCATCC
Proteins encoded in this region:
- the DKK4 gene encoding dickkopf-related protein 4 yields the protein MEAAFLLGLTCLCSPLTALVLDFNTIRGSAEVSGSKKSPQCLTDKDCRVGKYCYKPQEEQLPFCAPCQGLRRRCQGNGMCCPGMICINEVCAQVERMPLAEEQRDGRQADLGAKERRPRPAQAGHVRKEGARPRPRSPAGTGERCLRTSECAQGHCCARHFWAKICKPVLLEGAVCSGRGQKDGGAPGPEIFQRCGCAPGLVCQRPLRGAPQRARLRVCRSN